One window of the Mycobacterium sp. SVM_VP21 genome contains the following:
- a CDS encoding DUF3093 domain-containing protein — protein sequence MSGSRLNHRASQTVRYSEQLWVPWWWWPLGFLGNGLMAYEVRLGLRTLPGWLPFAVFFAITVGALLWLGRIKVQVIDSGGETQLWAGDAHLPATAIARCAEVPRSAKSAALGRQLDPAAYVVHRGWVGPMILVVLDDPDDPTPYWLVSCRNPQRMLTALEG from the coding sequence ATGTCGGGATCGCGCCTGAACCATCGGGCATCGCAAACAGTGCGCTACAGCGAACAGCTGTGGGTGCCGTGGTGGTGGTGGCCACTGGGGTTCTTGGGCAACGGCCTGATGGCCTACGAAGTCCGCTTGGGCCTGCGCACTCTGCCCGGCTGGCTGCCGTTCGCAGTGTTCTTCGCGATCACCGTCGGCGCCCTGTTGTGGCTGGGACGCATCAAGGTACAAGTCATCGACAGCGGCGGGGAAACCCAGCTGTGGGCCGGTGACGCGCACCTGCCCGCAACGGCGATCGCACGCTGCGCCGAGGTCCCGCGGTCGGCCAAGTCTGCAGCGCTGGGCCGTCAACTCGATCCGGCGGCATACGTCGTCCATCGCGGCTGGGTGGGACCCATGATCTTGGTCGTCCTGGATGACCCCGACGACCCGACGCCGTACTGGCTGGTCAGCTGCCGCAACCCGCAGCGGATGCTAACGGCGTTAGAGGGCTAG
- the dut gene encoding dUTP diphosphatase yields MSPSLAVVRLDPDLPLPSRAHAGDAGVDLYSAIDVELGPGQRALVPTGIAVAIPFGMVGLIHPRSGLAARVGLSIVNSPGTVDAGYRGEIKVSLINLDPATPIEIHRGDRIAQLLVQRVELPELIEVTSFDEAGLEPTTRGSGGHGSSGGHASL; encoded by the coding sequence GTGTCACCCAGTCTTGCGGTTGTTCGCCTGGATCCGGATCTTCCACTGCCGAGCCGTGCTCACGCCGGTGATGCTGGCGTCGACCTCTACAGCGCGATCGATGTCGAGTTGGGTCCCGGTCAACGTGCCCTGGTACCCACCGGAATCGCGGTGGCAATTCCCTTCGGCATGGTAGGTCTCATTCACCCCCGCTCGGGTTTGGCTGCGCGGGTGGGTCTTTCGATCGTCAACAGTCCCGGCACCGTCGACGCGGGCTATCGTGGTGAGATAAAGGTCTCGTTGATCAATCTGGACCCGGCGACGCCGATCGAGATCCACCGCGGCGACCGGATAGCCCAGCTGCTGGTGCAGCGGGTCGAGCTTCCGGAGCTGATCGAGGTGACCTCGTTCGACGAGGCCGGGCTGGAACCGACGACCCGTGGTTCCGGTGGACACGGGTCCTCCGGTGGGCACGCGAGCCTGTGA